GAAATGAAAGGTGCTTCCACTACAATCACGAACATCGGTTCTGCTGGTGGTCAATGGTTTACTCCGGTAATCAACCACCCAGAAGTAGCAATCCTAGGTATCGGCCGTATCGCTGACAAACCGATCGTCCGCGATGGTGAAGTAGTAGTCGCTCCTGTCCTTGCGATTTCCTTGAGCTTCGACCACCGTATCATCGATGGTGCTACAGCTCAAAACGCAATGAACAACGTCAAGCGTTTACTGAACGATCCACAACTAATTATGATGGAGGCGTAAAGTATGGTAGTAGGAGATTTCCCAATTGAACTAGACACGTTAGTAGTTGGTGCGGGTCCCGGCGGCTATGTAGCTGCCATCCGCGCTGCACAAACAGGACAAAAAGTTACAATCGTTGACAAAGGCAACCTCGGCGGTGTCTGCCTTAACGTTGGATGTGTACCTTCCAAAGCATTGATTCAAGCGGGTCACCGTTATGAGCATGCAAAAGGATCCGAAGACATGGGTATCAAATCGGAGAACCCGACTGTTGATTTCACAAAAGTACAAGAGTGGAAGGGCAGTGTCGTTAACAAACTTACCAGCGGTGTCGAAGGGCTTCTTAAAGGAAACAAAGTAGACATCGTAAAAGGTGAAGTTTACTTCGTGGATAAAAACACGGTTCGCGTTATGGATGAGAAAAATTCTCAAACTTACACGTTTAACAACGTAATCATCGCGACAGGTTCTCGTCCAATCGAGCTTCCTACTTTCAAATACTCTGATCGCGTCCTGGATTCTACAGGTGCTCTTAACCTTAAAGAGATTCCTAAGAAACTGGTCGTTATCGGTGGTGGATACATCGGTACAGAGCTTGGTACGGCTTACGCTAACTTCGATACAGAAGTGACGATCCTTGAAGGTACAGGCGATATCCTTGGCGGCTTCGAGAAGCAAATGACTTCTGTCGTTAAGAAACGTCTGAAGAAAAAAGGCGTCGCTATCGAAACGAACGCCCTTGCACAAGGTGTGGAAGAGCGTGAAGACGGCGTTACCATTACTTACGAAGTTAAAGGCGAAACGAAATCCATCGACGCTGACTACGTACTTGTTACCGTTGGTCGTCGTCCGAACACAGACGAAATCGGCTTGGAAGACCTTGGCGTGAAAATGAGCGACAAAGGTGTTATCGAAGTGGATAAACAGTGCCGTACGAGCATTGACAACGTCTACGCTATCGGTGATATCGTTCCTGGTCCTCCACTTGCTCACAAAGCCTCTTACGAAGGTAAGATCGCTGCGGAAGCAATTGCTGGTGAGAAGTCTGAAATCGACTATCTTGGAATTCCAGCTGTTGTATTCTCTGATCCAGAACTTGCTTCTGTTGGTTACACAGAACAAGAAGCGAAAGATGCTGGTTACGAAGTAAAAGCAGCTAAATTCCCGTTTGCAGCAAACGGACGTGCTCTTTCTCTTAACGACAGTGACGGTTTCTTGAAACTGGTTACTCGTAAAGATGATGGTCTCGTTATCGGTGCTCAAATTGCAGGTCCAAACGCTAGTGACATGATCGCTGAACTTGGCCTTGCTGTAGAAGCAGGCATGACGGCGGAAGATTTGGCTCTTACAATCCACGCTCACCCAACTCTAGGTGAGATCACGATGGAAGCTGCTGAAGTAGCTTTGGGTAACCCAATCCACATCATGTAATTATTTTAAAAAAGGCAAAAGCTCTTCGGAGCTTTTGCCTTTTTCTCTTATATAGA
This sequence is a window from Bacillus sp. SB49. Protein-coding genes within it:
- the lpdA gene encoding dihydrolipoyl dehydrogenase; this encodes MVVGDFPIELDTLVVGAGPGGYVAAIRAAQTGQKVTIVDKGNLGGVCLNVGCVPSKALIQAGHRYEHAKGSEDMGIKSENPTVDFTKVQEWKGSVVNKLTSGVEGLLKGNKVDIVKGEVYFVDKNTVRVMDEKNSQTYTFNNVIIATGSRPIELPTFKYSDRVLDSTGALNLKEIPKKLVVIGGGYIGTELGTAYANFDTEVTILEGTGDILGGFEKQMTSVVKKRLKKKGVAIETNALAQGVEEREDGVTITYEVKGETKSIDADYVLVTVGRRPNTDEIGLEDLGVKMSDKGVIEVDKQCRTSIDNVYAIGDIVPGPPLAHKASYEGKIAAEAIAGEKSEIDYLGIPAVVFSDPELASVGYTEQEAKDAGYEVKAAKFPFAANGRALSLNDSDGFLKLVTRKDDGLVIGAQIAGPNASDMIAELGLAVEAGMTAEDLALTIHAHPTLGEITMEAAEVALGNPIHIM